GAAGCCCAGAAAAGTGTCTTGCCGTTGGCGCAGGCCTCGCGAACATCATCGCCGTGCTCTTTCAGCCATCCTGTAGAACCGGAAACTACCTTCACACCAGCTTTCCAAGCTTTCAGGTAGTTGTCGTAGGCAACAGTAGGATTAGTAAACTCAATGGCTACATCGGCCGATGCAAATGCTTCGCTCTCGAAATCCTGTTGATTGTCGATGTCAATTATACTAACAATCTCATGACCACGGCTAAGGGCTATTTCCTCAATCATCTTGCCCATCTTGCCGTAGCCTATTAAAGCTATTTTCATTTTATTATGAATTATAATTCGTGTGCAAAGATAGTAAAGAGTTGGCAGTTAGGGGTTAGGAGTGGGGAGTTATTTTCTTCTGTTTAACTTTTTTTTGGTAGGTTTTGTATTAATTCCTTCAATAATTGAGCGTTAAAGTATGAAAGTTTTTCGTAACTTTGCCCCAATTATGAACTAATAACTATAAAAACTATATGAAAACGAGTCTTCTTTCGGCAGTACTTTTGTTGGCTGTCAGTTCTCTCTCTGCGCAGAATAGACAGGAAATCACCCTTACAGATAATTGGCAATTCTCTCATGACAGTCAGTCGTGGGAAACGGTTAGCGTGCCTCACGACTGGGCTATCAGCGGACCATTCGACAAGAAGTGGGACCTGCAGGTTGTGGCTATCGAGCAGAATGGTGAAAAAGAAGCTACTGAGAAGAGCGGACGCTCGGGCTCTCTGCCTTGGATAGGCGAGGGGCATTACAAGCGCAGTTTTACGATTCCGGAAGAATTTAAAGGGCATGCCGAACTGGTGTTCGACGGCGCAATGGCAGAGCCAACGGTATTCATCAACGGAAAGAAAGCAGGCTATTGGGCTTATGGATATAATACTTTCAGAGTAGATGTGACTCCTTTTATAAAGACTGGCGAGAATGAACTGACTGTCGATTTGCAGAACTTGGAAGAGAGTTCGCGCTGGTATCCCGGGGCGGGCATCTATCGCCCTGTGAAGCTGGTGCTTACACCTACGCAGGCTCGTATTGACGACTGGGGAATAACCACCTCGACGGAGTTGCACGCTAAGACGACGAAAGACAAGGACATCACCCAGTTTACCATCGAGATACCCATAGCCAATGCCGCGAAAGGCGCCGTGCTGAACCTGGCGCTCATCGACCCCGACGGCAACAACAAGGCCAACTTGTATCCCGCGCCTGTGAAAGACGGTAAGGCCATCGGCAAGTTCTACATACCCAATGCCAAGCTGTGGACCCCCGAGACACCTTATTTATATAAGGTACGGGCCGTGCTCTTCGACGGAAAGAGCTCATCCGACCATAAAGTCTACGACGACTTCGGCACGGCCATCGACGAGAAGATCATCAACGTGGGACTGCGCACCGTCAGCGTCAGCAAGGAAGGAGGCTTCCAGCTGAACGGCGTCACGCGCAAGCTGAAGGGCGTGTGCCTGCACCACGACCTGGGGCCGCTTGGCGCTGCGGTGAACAAAGCTGCTCTTATTCGTCAGATTCAGATTCTGAAGGACATGGGATGCGATGCTATTCGTACCGCCCACAACATGCCTTCGCAGATGCAGATGGATGTGTGCGACTCGCTGGGAATGATGGTGATGGCCGAGAGCTTCGATATGTGGATTTACAAGAAGTGCAAGAACGGCTATGCCCGCTTCTTCAAAGAGTGGGCCGACAGAGATATAGAAAATTTGGTTCGTGCTAACCGCAACCACCCCAGTATTGTGATGTGGAGCATCGGCAACGAGATTCCCGAACAGGGGATGCAGGGCGGTCGTGAGATGGCTATGCACCTGCAAGACCTCTGTCACCAGCTGGACCCCACACGTCCCGTAACGCAGGGAATGGACCGTGCTGAGAGTGCCCTCTCCACCGGTTTTGCACAGGTGATGGATGTACCGGGCTTCAACTATCGTGTACACAAGTATGACAATAACATCAAGCAACTGTGGCAGGGCTTTCTGTTGGGTTCTGAAACAGCATCTACCGTCTCTTCACGCGGGGTGTATAAATTCCCAGTGGTGGTGACCGACAATTCTCAATATTCTTCTTGGGCAAAGAACTACGATCCCGAAGCCATCAAGAAAGCCGACGGACAATGCTCGTCTTATGACGTGGAATACTGCTCGTGGTCGAACTTGCCCGATGACGACTGGGTGTGGCAGGATGATAAAGACTGGGTGATTGGCGAGTTTGTGTGGACGGGCTTCGACTATCTGGGCGAACCGACTCCCTATGATGAGTACTGGCCTTCACGCAGCAGCTATTTTGGCATCTGCGACTTGGCTGGCTTGCCCAAGGACCGCTTCTATCTCTACCGTTCAAAGTGGAATAAGGACGAACATACCATTCACCTGCTTCCACATTGGACTTGGGGCAACGAAAGCGGTGTGACGAAGAATGGCAAGAGTCGTCGCGGCGAAGTAACACCCGTGTACTGCTATACTGACTACAACGAGGCTGAACTCTTTGTCAACGGCAAGAGTCAGGGACGTATCAAGAAAAATCCGAAGGAACGCCTGGATCGCTATCGCCTTCGTTGGAACGAGGTGAAATATGAGCCAGGCGAACTGAAAGTCGTTGTTTACGATGAAAACGGACAGGCTGCAGGCGAGAAGACCCTGAAAACTGCCGGTAAACCCGCTCAACTGCAATGCAGCGTATGGACTCAGCAGTCAAGTCACACTCCTCTTCCATTGGAAGGAACAGACGGAAAGCTCTTTGCCGATGGTACAGATCTGGCTTTCGTCACTGTTTCTTTGGTCGATAAGAAAGGAACCTTAATTCCCGATGCTCAGGATCAGCTATCGTTTGAGGTGTCAGGAGCCGGTTCGTTCCGTGCTGTCTGCAATGGTGATGCTACTTCGCTGGAACCCTTCACCAAACCTACTATGAAACTGTTCAACGGTCAGCTTGTGGTCGTTGTCCAGGCAGCCAAGCATCCAGGCTCTCTCACCCTGAAAGTAACCGATAAAGAGCGCAAACTGAAACAGACAATAACGATACCTGTTCAATAAAAGGAAACAGAATGTATAAATAAAGGAAGTCCGTGCGGCTTCCTTTTTTTGTTGAGTGATGGATATTTTGTTGTTTGATAGGATATTTAGTGTAAAAAATAAAATAATTTGTGCGGAATCGATAAACATAAAGAAAAAACATTATCTTTGCAACCTGAATTAACTACAGAGAACAAAACTGAGGTTGGAGCATTTTTTCTATCAATTAGCATTATTTTCGACAGGCATTATCAATATGGTGATGGCTTGCATACTTTTTATAGGTAGTAAGCATTATAGGCAATATGCTATTTACTACCGCACACGCCTGCTTACCACCTTGTGGATTGCCGCTTTTGGATTGGGCTATATGATTCACGGCGTGTTTATGTGGCGCTACACCTGGCCCACGGCTGCATCGGCACTCACCGTTACCTATTTCCACCTTGGAGCCATCTGTTTCAACTGGGGCTATATTCCATTACTGAATCCAAAGTATCTTACCAAAAGAAAGGTTTGGACTCATGGACTGTTCTATCTCGTCGGACTGGTAAGCTATTGGTCGGTTGCTGCCATCAAGCAACAGGCACCGATGCTTACTTTGCTGTCGTTCCTTTTCTTTTTTGTTTATGCTGCCTGGACTATTTTTAAGTTCTATCGAACCTATAATCAGGTGAGCTTCCGACTGTTGCGACTTTCGTTTGGCAATGTGATGGATTTTGTACGCTGGATGCAAGTGTGCTGCGACCTGATAGTACTCTTTGGTATTAGCAGCGTGGCCATCACCGCCATCTTCCCCAACGAGTTCTGGCCCTACACCCTGTTGCTGTTTGCCGGTGTGCTCATGTTTGCATATATTGCCTATTCGCTGCAAAAATATGGTTCTACCATCGATGTAGCTACAGAGGCAACTAATAATATCGCACCAACAATTTACAAATAGAAGACTTAATAAAGAAATATGATACATTTACGACTCCTAAACCGATTTTTGGCAGTGGCTTTCGCCTTAGTCTCTTTGCTGTCGTGTGAAAATAAGGATACCGAGCATACTCCAAAAATTATGGAGGCCGATGCATTGATTAGTGCCGCCCATAAGAATCATGAGTACCAGCAACTGCTGAAACTTGCCGACCAGTTGGAGGCTGCAGGTCAGATTACTGATATTCAGGCCGACTATTGGCGTGGCTATTCCTATTCGCGTCAGCACATGATGCGACTGTCTGAGAAATACTGGAAGGAAGCCATCAACACTGAAATCACTAATCATGAGGGATTGGTTTATTATGCTAAATCGGCCAACCGTCTGGCTGGTGTGCTGATGGTCAAAGGTGAATATGAGACAACGATGAAAGTGGCTGTTACTGCCATCGAGAAATTGAACAAAGCCGATTATAGGTATAATAGTGACTATGCCTATCTGCAGGCTGCCATCGGCTGCTGTCAGTTGAAGTTTGGTAATCTGAACGAAGCAAAATCAAGTTTCCGTAAGGCTTACAACCAGTTTCATGCCATTGTAGAAATAGAACCAACCCGTCCTAACTATACTACAGCCATTGCAGCTGTGATTACTATTACAGAAAACTATCTTCAGGAGAATTTATATCAGGAAGCTCATGACTGGACCATGAAATTGCGCGAACTGCTCGACTACTATGAGAGCAAACCTCATGCCGAGGCCGATTTCCTTGACAAGCAGAGAGCCCGGCAGAATCTCTACTATGCCAGTTCTCTTGAAGGCTTAGGCAATTCTGTTGAGGCCCGGCGCGCATATAATGAAGCCTTGAAGTCGAAGTATATCCAGACAAACGAAGGAAAAGTTGAGGCTATCAATTATCTTATATCAGCAAAACGATGGACTGAGGCTGCCGACAACTTTGAAGTTCTTGACAAGCAATTTCAGCAGTATGGAATCACAGAGCCTTCTGTCGATATCATACAACAGTATTTGCTGCCCAAATACCGCGCTAATATAGGAGCCCATCGTGATAAGGAGGCCAATGAAGTGAGCAGGAAAATCTGTAACCTGTTGGATTCGGCTATTAATCTTGCACAGCGTGATGCTGCGATGGAACTGGCTGCCATCTACAACACCCAGCAGAAAGAGAAGGAGATTGCGGCACAGCATACCGATATGGTGCGCCAGCGCTATATGGCTACTGTCGTCACTCTGCTGTTGGTCATTATCTGTTTTGTTCTCATCATCTATTTCCGTCATCAGTCTTCCATCCGTCTGGAAAAGGCCTATAGCAAACTGGAAATAGCCAACGAGCGCATCAAGGAGTCATCGCGCATGAAGACCTCGTTCATTCGCCAGATGTCTCATGAAATACGTACGCCGCTGAACATTCTCTCTGGTTTTACTCAGATTATCACATCGCCCGGCATTGAACTGAATGATGAGACAAAGCGCGACCTGAACAAGAAAATCATCGAGAATACCGACCGCATCACTGAACTGGTGAACAAGATGTTGGAGATGAGTGATGTGAGCAGTCAGACGGTGCTCGATCGTAATGACAAAATCAAGGCGGTGCAGATTGCCTTAAAGGCCGTAGCCGACATTTCAGCGAATCCGAAATGTCATATTCCTGTTGATTTGCAGATGGAAAAGGGTATTGAAGAGTTGGAATTGCTGACCAACGAGAATGCCGCCACTCGTGCGCTCCTCCTGTTGCTTGACAATGCTGAACAATTTACCAAAGAAGGTACCGTAATATTGAAAGTGAACAGAATAAATAATATGGTACAGTTTGTTGTCGAAGATACTGGCGTTGGTATTCCTGCCGATGAGGCTGAACATATATTTGAGGAGTTCGTTCAGCTGGACGAATATGAAGAGGGTACCGGCATAGGACTGACCGTTGCCCGCAGCATCTGCCGTCGTTTAGGTGGTGATCTGGTTTTGGATACCAGCTATACCCATGGCGCACGCTTTGTAATGACCCTCGCGGGCCTAATTGCATAGAAACAAGTTCACCGTTTTCAGTTAGGGGGCAAGGAATATTTTCTTTGTCCCTTTCTTTGTCTTTATAAGGTATCCTCCCTTGGGTCTAAGGTTTTTCCTCTCCGAGTAATGCTCGCGTGCTCTCCAGAATGTCGGTGAGCTCGCTGACGGTGGTGGCGCGTAGCATGGCAATACGTGTCTGACGGAAATTCGGGATTGACTTGAAGATGGGGGTGGCAGCCAAATGTCGGCGTGTATGGAGTATGCCGCGGGGCTCGTCAATCATCTCGACATTGATGCGCAATTGTTCCAGAAGAATATCAAGTTTCTGATTGAAAGTAAGTTGTTCATGACTGAACAGCCAGGGACAACCAAAAGTGGCACGGCCTATCATCACTGCGTCAACACCATAACGGTCGAAAGCCTGGTCGGCCTCGTCGATGGAGTGAATATCGCCATTGCCGATGATGGGGATATGAATGCGAGGGTTGTTCTTTACCTCGCCTATAAGCGTCCAGTCGGCCTCGCCGGTGTACATCTGACTGCGTGTGCGGCCATGAATGGTCAGCGCCTGAATACCGCAGTCCTGCAGTTGTTCGGCCAGAGTAGTGATAATCAGTTGCTCGTGGTTCCATCCAAGTCGAGTCTTTGCTGTGACAGGAAGTTTCACCGCATTGACCACCTTGGCAGTGATATCCAGCATTTTGGGGATGTTCTGCAGCATTCCGGCACCGGCACCTTTTCCGGCAACCTTCTTCACCGGACAACCGAAGTTCAGGTCGATAACGTCTGGTCCGGCCTGTTCCACAATCTTTGCAGCCTCTACCATGGCGTCGGTGTCGCGTCCGTAT
The sequence above is a segment of the Prevotella sp. E9-3 genome. Coding sequences within it:
- a CDS encoding glycoside hydrolase family 2 TIM barrel-domain containing protein produces the protein MKTSLLSAVLLLAVSSLSAQNRQEITLTDNWQFSHDSQSWETVSVPHDWAISGPFDKKWDLQVVAIEQNGEKEATEKSGRSGSLPWIGEGHYKRSFTIPEEFKGHAELVFDGAMAEPTVFINGKKAGYWAYGYNTFRVDVTPFIKTGENELTVDLQNLEESSRWYPGAGIYRPVKLVLTPTQARIDDWGITTSTELHAKTTKDKDITQFTIEIPIANAAKGAVLNLALIDPDGNNKANLYPAPVKDGKAIGKFYIPNAKLWTPETPYLYKVRAVLFDGKSSSDHKVYDDFGTAIDEKIINVGLRTVSVSKEGGFQLNGVTRKLKGVCLHHDLGPLGAAVNKAALIRQIQILKDMGCDAIRTAHNMPSQMQMDVCDSLGMMVMAESFDMWIYKKCKNGYARFFKEWADRDIENLVRANRNHPSIVMWSIGNEIPEQGMQGGREMAMHLQDLCHQLDPTRPVTQGMDRAESALSTGFAQVMDVPGFNYRVHKYDNNIKQLWQGFLLGSETASTVSSRGVYKFPVVVTDNSQYSSWAKNYDPEAIKKADGQCSSYDVEYCSWSNLPDDDWVWQDDKDWVIGEFVWTGFDYLGEPTPYDEYWPSRSSYFGICDLAGLPKDRFYLYRSKWNKDEHTIHLLPHWTWGNESGVTKNGKSRRGEVTPVYCYTDYNEAELFVNGKSQGRIKKNPKERLDRYRLRWNEVKYEPGELKVVVYDENGQAAGEKTLKTAGKPAQLQCSVWTQQSSHTPLPLEGTDGKLFADGTDLAFVTVSLVDKKGTLIPDAQDQLSFEVSGAGSFRAVCNGDATSLEPFTKPTMKLFNGQLVVVVQAAKHPGSLTLKVTDKERKLKQTITIPVQ
- a CDS encoding HAMP domain-containing sensor histidine kinase: MIHLRLLNRFLAVAFALVSLLSCENKDTEHTPKIMEADALISAAHKNHEYQQLLKLADQLEAAGQITDIQADYWRGYSYSRQHMMRLSEKYWKEAINTEITNHEGLVYYAKSANRLAGVLMVKGEYETTMKVAVTAIEKLNKADYRYNSDYAYLQAAIGCCQLKFGNLNEAKSSFRKAYNQFHAIVEIEPTRPNYTTAIAAVITITENYLQENLYQEAHDWTMKLRELLDYYESKPHAEADFLDKQRARQNLYYASSLEGLGNSVEARRAYNEALKSKYIQTNEGKVEAINYLISAKRWTEAADNFEVLDKQFQQYGITEPSVDIIQQYLLPKYRANIGAHRDKEANEVSRKICNLLDSAINLAQRDAAMELAAIYNTQQKEKEIAAQHTDMVRQRYMATVVTLLLVIICFVLIIYFRHQSSIRLEKAYSKLEIANERIKESSRMKTSFIRQMSHEIRTPLNILSGFTQIITSPGIELNDETKRDLNKKIIENTDRITELVNKMLEMSDVSSQTVLDRNDKIKAVQIALKAVADISANPKCHIPVDLQMEKGIEELELLTNENAATRALLLLLDNAEQFTKEGTVILKVNRINNMVQFVVEDTGVGIPADEAEHIFEEFVQLDEYEEGTGIGLTVARSICRRLGGDLVLDTSYTHGARFVMTLAGLIA
- the dusB gene encoding tRNA dihydrouridine synthase DusB, which gives rise to MKIGTIDFGERPLFLAPMEDVTDIGFRRLCKRFGAKMVYTEFVSAEALVRDVKSTIKKLQISDDERPVGIQIYGRDTDAMVEAAKIVEQAGPDVIDLNFGCPVKKVAGKGAGAGMLQNIPKMLDITAKVVNAVKLPVTAKTRLGWNHEQLIITTLAEQLQDCGIQALTIHGRTRSQMYTGEADWTLIGEVKNNPRIHIPIIGNGDIHSIDEADQAFDRYGVDAVMIGRATFGCPWLFSHEQLTFNQKLDILLEQLRINVEMIDEPRGILHTRRHLAATPIFKSIPNFRQTRIAMLRATTVSELTDILESTRALLGEEKP